The Halorarum halophilum genome contains the following window.
GTCGTGGGCGACGCCGAAGTCCGCGTCCGTGTTCGCCACGACCTCGCAGAGCCCGGCGCACGTCTCGGCGGTCGGCTCGCTGGGCCGACCCGGGAACCGGCCGTCCGGCTCCGCGTTGAGGGTGGTCACCGAACAGCCGAGTTCGACCAGCGCCGTCGCGGTGATTCGCCCGGCGCCGTTCCCGACGTCGACGACGGCCTCCAACCCGTCCAGCGAGCCGGTCGTCTCGCGGAGCGCGGCGACGTGGCGGTCCGCGCCCTCCGCCCACTCGGTCGCGGACCCGACCTCGTCCGCGGACACGAGCGAGTACGACCCGTCCTCGATGCGACGGGCGATGGCGTCGCGCTGCTTCCCGTCGAAGGCCTGCCCCGACGGGTTCCACAGTTTCAGCCCGTTGTCCTTGGGCGGGTTGTGCGAGGCCGTGACCACGACGCCGGCGTCCGCGTCCAGCCACCCGACGCTCCGGGCGACCGTCGGCGTCGACGCCGTGCCGAGGTGGATCACGTCGGCGCCGCACTCCCGGAGGCCGGCCGAGAGCGCGTCCATGAGCATCTCACCGCTCTCGCGAGTGTCCCGTCCGATCACGACTCGACCGTGACCCGTCGATGCGAGCGCCCGGCCGACCGACAGCGCGACGTCGGCCGTGACGTCCTCGCCGACCTCTCCGCGAATACCACTCGTTCCGAACATGGTTGCCAAACCGGGACGAGCGGCCTTACTATACTTCTCATAAACGATTTCGCCGGCCGGGAGGGTCCGATGTCGGCCCCGTGTCCCCCTTCTACGGGCCTCTCGGTCCCCGTGCTCCCCGTACAATAGAGCGCGCGAGCCCGCCCGAATCGGCCGCGTACGTCGCGCCGGGGCTTACCTGCTCTATAATAAAACGGTCGTGGAGGGTACGGGGAAGCGAGATGACGGACCGAAACCCGACCCGCAGGCGAGTCGTCCAGGCGACCGGCGCTGCCGCGCTGTTCGGCCTCGCCGGTTGTTCCGGTAACGACGGCGACCCGACCGAGACCGAGACCGAGACGTCCGAACTCCAGTCGACGGGGACGGACACCCCGACGTCGACCGGCACCGGCGGGGGGGACTCCTCCGAGCTGACCGGGCCGAAGAACGGCGACGAGCTTCCCAAGGACTCGAACCCCGAGGACGGCTACCCGCCGGAGTTCGAGAACGTCCCGGAGGAGCGGAACATCGACCCGTCGAGCTTCAACACGCTCCAGCGCGGCGGCATGGAGATCAAACTGGTCCCCACCGACGTGGCCTACTACTGGTACGTCCGGGGGGAGGCCCGGTTCGCCGACACCCGGAGCGAGAGCGAGTTCGAGGTCTCGCACATCTTCGGCTCCGTCCTGAGCCCGGCCGGCGACGGCGTCGACCTGCCGGACGACCCCGTGCTCGAGTGGCCCCAGGAGGACCGCATCATCACCTACTGCGACTGCCCGCACCACCTCGCGTCGCTCCGCGCGGCCTCGCTGAAGAACCGCGGCTACAAGGAGGTGTACGCGCTCGATAAGGGGTTCGGCGACTGGCGCGAGCGTAACTTCCCGCTCGCCGGGACGGACCCCGGCCGCATGCCGACGGTTCGCGTCATCAACGGCAAGACCCCCCAGCAGCACGAGGGCGAGTTCGCGTGGGCGTACCACGAGGGCTCCGACCAGCGGGAGGCGGTCCCCATCCAGGCCGACGGCAGCTACGAACTCCGGACCAAGTTCGTCGACGTGGACGGCCAGTCGACGGTCCGGGTCGAGACGCCGGCCTACACCGTGACCGGGACGTTCTCGGAGCTGACGAGCGGCACGATCACGGCGGACGGCACCGTGTCCTCGTCCGGCGGCGGCACGAGCACGACGACCGGGAACTCCACCATGGGGAACTCGACCGCCACCGGGAACGGGACGGCGACCGGGACGGACGACAGCTTCGACCTCCGGAACCTCTTCCGCTGAGCCCCCCACCAATGACGACGACCCGACGGACCGACGGCGGCGCCGACCTGCGACAGCTCGTCGAGGAGTGCGAGGCGATCAGCCGGTGCGAGGAGTGCGGCACGCACGTCGTGAACCTCGCCAGCCACCGGTGCCCGTCCGCGGACACGCGCCGGACGAACCGCGAGACGCGGCAGGAGCGAGCCGAAGGCGACGAGCGCGACGACGACGACCTGGTGGGGATCTTCCCCCGCTCCAGCGGCAACTCGTACGCGTACCACGAACTCAGCGACGGCGACGTGCAGTGCGGCTGCGGGAACTACGCGAAGGCCGACCGACTGGAGATCGTCAGCCGAGTGGAGGCGAAGGACCGCGGCCGCTGTCCGTGCGGGAACTGCGAGCGGGTGGAGCGGCTCCGGGCCGACGGCGGGGACTGACCGCCACGGCCGGCGTTTAACACCGCTCTAAACCCGTCGCTCGCCCCGATCAGGTCGTGCTTCGACTTCCCTCGAGCGCGGCGTGGCTCGACCGACGTCCCCCTCCGCCTACAGCAGGCTCCGCACCGCCCCGAGCAGCGACCGGCTCGCCGTCCCGGACGGTGCGTCGGCGAGCGACAGGTCCGGCTCGGCCGTCAGGTCGACGCGCTCGGCCGACCGGTCGATCCCGTACACGTTGTCGGCCACCCGCATCTTCCGGTAGGCGCGTTTCGGCGCGTGGAGCTGTCGGACCGCGGACTTGCTCGTCTCGTTGTCGACCTCCGAACGCTCGTTGAAGAACCAGTTGCCGACGATCTCGGCGCCCTCGGTCGGGCGTCCGCGGATCTTCACCGCCGAGCGGTGTCGCCCGTCGTGGTACGAGCGGCGGAGTTTGACGACGTTGTTGTACACCTCCAGGCGGTTCCCGGCGATGGGCAGGTCGTAGCCGTCGACGTGCTTGCCGTGCATGTCGATCGCGTGGCTCGTGTGGTACCCCCCGAACACGCAGAAGCGGACGGCGTAGCCGCAGTTCTCCCGGCCCGACCCGGCGATGCTGTGTCGGTTGTTGTCGAAGTAGCTGAGCTCCACGAGCGGACGTCCCTCCCGGACCGCGACGCCGTAACCGAGCGACTCGGCGGGGTTGTCCACCGCGTCGACGTGGTGGATGTGGGTGCTCATGTCGCCGCGGCCATCGCGGCGGATACCGATACCCGCGTGCGTCCACCCCGACAGCAGGAGGTTGTCCAGTTCGACCCCGTCGCCGCGGACGTACACGGCCGCGGAGGCGCCGACCTCGTAGATCGGCTTGTCGACGCCCGGGAAGCGGTCGGCGGGGTCGAAGTACTCGAACTCGTCGCCGAAGAGCCGGAGGCCGGTGAGCCTGACGTCGTCGTGCGCCTGGAACAGCGGTTGCGGCTTCTCGCTCGACCAGAGCGTCCCCGTCGCCCGGTCGGGCACGCCGTAGCCGGACGCGAGCGTGACGTCGGCCAGGTCGAGCCCCTCGGCGTCGCCCACGTCGATGGTCCCGTCGACCCAGATGACCGCGCCAGGGGCGTGGTCCGAGAGCGCGTCGAGGAGATCCGACCGGCTGTCGACGACGTGGTCCGCGTCCGACCGCGTCACCCGCCGACTCGGCTCGAAGACGTCGCGCTGTGGGAACGCCTCGGGGCCGAGGCGTTCGACCGCGCCGATGGCGTCCGAGAACCCGTCGAGGCACTCGGCTTTGGAGGGACGGCCGGTTCCCATGTCTTCACGGTAGGCTCGCATAGGATAAACACTTTCCCACGGCAAAAGGTCACCAGCACGGTCGATCCGGCGCGGTCGACGGACCGGCCCGAGCTGTCACGGTGTTGGTGTTTTTTACCCCCTCCCCCCGTCGGAGGTGACGATGAGTCGTCAAGAGAACGTCCCCGCGGGGGAGCTCCCGGTCACCCGCCGACAGATGATCGGGCTCCTCAGCGGCACCCTCGCGGTCGTCGCCTCCGGGCAACTGTTCGACGCGTCGGGGGTCGACACTGACCTCCCCACCTCCACGGCGAGCGGCCCGTTCGGCGACGGGTTCCCGGGCTCGATCGAACGGCGGTATCGCGGCACGGCGACGACGGAACTCCCCCCTACCCCGCTCGCCCCAGGCTCCGAGCGCCCTCCCGTTCGCCACGACGTGCTCGTGACCGTCGGACCCCAGTCCGCGCCCGGCGGCGCCGAACCGGCGACGCGGAACCCGTTCCACCTCTCGATCGCGACCGCCGACCGGGACGGCCCGGTTCCGACGGGACCGGGCGCCGTCGCCTCCACGGCGGTCGTCCTCGACCCGGAATCCGGACGCAGGACGGTCATCGACCACTGGGAGATCCAGGCGGGAGCCGACGGGGTGTTCTCGGGCGTCCTCCGGACCGAGGACCGAACGACGAACGCCCTGACCAGCCGCCGGGAACTCGTCCCCGGACGGAGCGAGACGACGCTGCTGGTCACGGAGGCCCTGGCCGGCGGGACGACGCTCCGGGGGACTGTCACCGAGGACGAGATGGAGATCCGGATGGTGGGGAACACGGTCAACCGGTTCGCCGACGACGCGCTGGACCGCACCCGCCCGTTCGTCACCGTCGTTCGGGCGAGCCGCGAGCAGTGATGCTACACACGTTGTGCCCCTCTCAGCGTGGCGGCCGGCAACACAATGGGCGTTGTATCGACGGCAGACATCCCAGAGACGGATTTAGATCCCTCGTTACGCCCTGTCCGCCGTTGAAATTTGTTCGTCCTGAAAGTCCCACGGGAAATAAAGACAGCGTCGTTACAGGTGTAGACGTGTAAGAGCGATGCCGACATCCCGTGAGGGCACTATTATCGTTGCCCCTCGTGCCGCGCTTGCATAGGGAGACGTGACCGCCGGAACAAGCGACGTTCCATTCCACTACCCTCAAATCACCAT
Protein-coding sequences here:
- the glmM gene encoding phosphoglucosamine mutase translates to MFGTSGIRGEVGEDVTADVALSVGRALASTGHGRVVIGRDTRESGEMLMDALSAGLRECGADVIHLGTASTPTVARSVGWLDADAGVVVTASHNPPKDNGLKLWNPSGQAFDGKQRDAIARRIEDGSYSLVSADEVGSATEWAEGADRHVAALRETTGSLDGLEAVVDVGNGAGRITATALVELGCSVTTLNAEPDGRFPGRPSEPTAETCAGLCEVVANTDADFGVAHDGDADRMMAVTASGEFVPGDQLLALFGRDAVEPGERVAAPLNTSLAVDDALGEVDASVVRTKVGDVFVAERVADEDVAFGGEPSGAWIWSEETLCPDGPLAACRLAELVRDHGPLDEQVEGVGGYTTRRESYPTDDKEDTVDRVHRRAMAEYDAVDVSDGVRVDLDDGWFLVRASGTQPLVRVTAEARTDRRAEELFERAEELLAEARDGGTAGSDDGTAIAGNRSTD
- a CDS encoding rhodanese-like domain-containing protein → MTDRNPTRRRVVQATGAAALFGLAGCSGNDGDPTETETETSELQSTGTDTPTSTGTGGGDSSELTGPKNGDELPKDSNPEDGYPPEFENVPEERNIDPSSFNTLQRGGMEIKLVPTDVAYYWYVRGEARFADTRSESEFEVSHIFGSVLSPAGDGVDLPDDPVLEWPQEDRIITYCDCPHHLASLRAASLKNRGYKEVYALDKGFGDWRERNFPLAGTDPGRMPTVRVINGKTPQQHEGEFAWAYHEGSDQREAVPIQADGSYELRTKFVDVDGQSTVRVETPAYTVTGTFSELTSGTITADGTVSSSGGGTSTTTGNSTMGNSTATGNGTATGTDDSFDLRNLFR